The proteins below are encoded in one region of Nitrospira sp.:
- a CDS encoding putative 3-demethylubiquinone-9 3-methyltransferase — translation MPKIYACIWSNDKAAEMAKFYKSIFKGTKVGKTSYWGSNPMGVKEGSILTMHLTLLGQKIMLLNGYTKMTFNESISFVVPCRTQREIDTYWKKLTSGGGKPVQCGWLIDKYGVHWQIAPAEFDKWNTSKNKKKKEAVMHAMWHMVKLDRNKLKEAFDRA, via the coding sequence ATGCCGAAAATCTATGCCTGCATCTGGTCCAACGACAAAGCCGCGGAGATGGCGAAATTCTACAAGTCTATCTTCAAAGGCACCAAGGTCGGCAAGACTTCTTACTGGGGCAGCAACCCCATGGGCGTCAAGGAGGGTTCCATACTGACCATGCACCTCACCCTCTTGGGTCAGAAAATCATGCTCCTGAACGGTTACACCAAGATGACCTTCAACGAATCCATTTCCTTCGTCGTGCCCTGCAGGACCCAGCGCGAGATCGACACCTACTGGAAGAAACTGACCAGCGGTGGAGGCAAGCCGGTGCAATGCGGTTGGCTGATCGACAAGTACGGCGTTCACTGGCAGATCGCGCCGGCTGAATTCGACAAGTGGAACACCAGCAAGAACAAGAAGAAGAAGGAAGCCGTCATGCACGCGATGTGGCACATGGTCAAGCTGGACCGCAATAAGCTGAAGGAAGCCTTCGATCGCGCCTAA
- a CDS encoding MBL fold metallo-hydrolase: protein MADRKKRLDSNVEGNFYVDSTCIDCDTCRQLAPASFEEAGDYSAVTRQPRNELETLQAYQALLACPVGSIGTERSDRGCLRTAKGSFPLWLADGVYYCGFNSEKSFGANSFFIQHQDGNWLIDSPRYITHLTDAFAQMGGVRYIFLTHEDDVADAAKYANHFGAERIIHRADADAMPGAERIIDGWDPVHLARQFVVIPVPGHTPGSCALLYDERVLCTGDHLWWEPETRRLNSPRRLVSDHEQLLRSIERLRAHRFEWVLAGHGDRVRLDSETMRNKLEELLERRKPQLSHPGIATR from the coding sequence ATGGCTGACCGAAAAAAACGATTGGATTCAAACGTGGAGGGAAATTTTTACGTCGACTCCACGTGCATCGATTGCGATACGTGCCGACAACTAGCACCCGCCAGTTTCGAGGAGGCCGGAGACTATTCGGCCGTCACTCGTCAGCCGCGCAACGAGCTGGAGACTCTCCAAGCCTATCAGGCGCTCCTTGCCTGTCCGGTGGGATCGATCGGCACGGAGCGAAGCGACCGAGGGTGTCTCCGGACCGCCAAGGGTAGCTTCCCACTGTGGCTGGCGGATGGAGTTTACTATTGCGGCTTCAATTCGGAGAAGTCTTTTGGGGCCAACAGCTTCTTCATCCAGCACCAGGACGGGAACTGGCTTATCGACTCACCGCGGTACATCACGCATCTGACCGATGCCTTCGCGCAGATGGGCGGTGTCCGATACATCTTTCTCACGCATGAAGATGACGTCGCCGATGCCGCCAAGTATGCGAATCACTTCGGGGCGGAGCGCATCATCCATCGGGCGGATGCGGATGCCATGCCTGGGGCGGAGCGCATCATCGATGGATGGGATCCCGTGCATCTGGCGCGGCAGTTCGTCGTGATCCCTGTACCGGGGCACACGCCGGGTAGTTGCGCCTTGCTGTACGACGAACGGGTGCTCTGCACCGGCGATCATCTCTGGTGGGAACCTGAGACACGACGCTTGAATTCGCCCCGACGGCTGGTATCGGATCACGAACAGCTCCTGCGCTCGATCGAGCGTCTCCGCGCGCATCGCTTCGAATGGGTGCTGGCGGGACACGGCGATCGAGTCCGGCTCGATTCGGAGACGATGCGCAACAAGCTTGAGGAACTCCTCGAACGCCGCAAACCGCAGCTATCTCATCCGGGCATCGCAACGCGATGA
- a CDS encoding RND transporter, with the protein MRRSGLAIVLLLCGACAVGPDYERPVSDIGDHFRMAADDADTPSLANLPWWELLRDEQLQILVRTALEHNNDLRRAVATIDEYQARAYLSRWEYFPDASVSANAPSFGRNTVFLVPGFPNPFNYYIQGNLNWEIDIWGRVRRSNEAAIADLLGKEENRRAVVLELVSGVAEAYFDLLQFDMQMDIAKRTLQSWEESVRIAQARLRQGMTSRLDADQFEAERANAEARTAEIERQMIQTENLLSVLLGHRPHAIMRGRKLTEQVIPPAVPPGLPSELLQRRPDILVAERDLAASTARIGVAKAERFPKITLTGLIGAASPQLSKLFTDRADFGVAGAALTGPLINGQILGFQQDAAEALERQAFAQYEQTVLTAFREVEDALAAVRTSRQQSDAQQAQVKALQSALHLAELRYKGGLANYLDVLVARRSLFEAELALTGSRRLHLVSIVQLYKALGGGWSPEEEQSQGTTPAAATPGTPTS; encoded by the coding sequence ATGCGGCGTTCCGGATTGGCGATCGTGCTGTTGTTGTGCGGGGCCTGTGCGGTTGGACCGGACTACGAACGGCCGGTGTCGGATATCGGGGACCATTTCCGAATGGCGGCGGATGATGCAGACACGCCATCGCTGGCCAATCTGCCCTGGTGGGAACTCCTACGTGACGAGCAGCTGCAGATCCTGGTACGGACTGCATTGGAGCACAACAATGATCTCCGGAGAGCGGTAGCGACGATCGATGAGTACCAGGCCAGGGCGTATCTCTCCCGGTGGGAATATTTTCCGGACGCATCGGTTAGCGCGAACGCACCGTCCTTCGGCCGAAATACTGTCTTCCTCGTTCCGGGATTTCCCAATCCATTCAACTATTACATCCAAGGGAATCTCAATTGGGAAATCGACATTTGGGGCCGTGTTCGCCGCTCCAATGAGGCCGCGATTGCCGATCTCCTTGGGAAGGAGGAAAATCGCCGAGCCGTTGTCCTCGAGTTGGTCAGCGGCGTGGCCGAGGCGTATTTCGACCTCCTTCAATTCGACATGCAAATGGATATCGCCAAGCGCACCCTGCAGTCATGGGAAGAATCGGTCCGTATTGCGCAGGCCAGGCTGAGGCAAGGCATGACCTCGAGGCTTGACGCCGATCAGTTCGAGGCGGAGCGGGCGAATGCGGAGGCTCGCACCGCGGAAATCGAGCGGCAGATGATTCAGACCGAAAATCTCTTGAGCGTGCTGCTTGGACACAGGCCCCATGCCATCATGCGGGGTCGGAAACTGACGGAGCAGGTGATTCCGCCCGCGGTACCACCCGGCCTGCCGTCGGAGTTGTTGCAACGTCGTCCAGATATTTTGGTGGCGGAACGGGACCTGGCTGCCTCCACCGCACGTATCGGAGTCGCTAAAGCAGAGCGATTTCCGAAAATCACCCTGACTGGGCTGATCGGCGCTGCCAGCCCGCAACTATCCAAGCTATTCACTGATCGAGCCGACTTCGGTGTGGCCGGAGCCGCGCTCACGGGCCCATTGATCAATGGGCAGATTCTGGGCTTTCAGCAGGATGCCGCGGAGGCGCTGGAACGGCAGGCGTTCGCTCAATATGAGCAGACCGTTCTGACTGCGTTCCGGGAGGTCGAAGACGCCCTGGCAGCGGTACGGACGTCGCGGCAGCAGAGCGACGCCCAGCAGGCGCAGGTCAAAGCGCTTCAATCTGCGCTACACCTGGCTGAGCTTCGCTACAAAGGTGGTCTGGCCAATTATTTGGATGTGCTGGTCGCACGGCGGAGTCTGTTTGAGGCCGAGTTGGCATTGACCGGGTCCCGCCGGCTGCATCTCGTCTCGATCGTCCAGCTCTATAAAGCACTCGGTGGTGGATGGTCTCCGGAGGAGGAGCAATCGCAAGGAACCACTCCGGCGGCGGCGACTCCCGGCACGCCGACCAGTTAG
- a CDS encoding N-hydroxyarylamine O-acetyltransferase, with the protein MDVAAYVRRIGYTGPLRPSADTLRALHVAHTMTVPFENLDIHVGRPISLEPSILYDKIVGAHRGGYCFELNGLFAWLLDSLGFAVDHLAARVLLGDTIIRPRSHRVLLVSLSNQRWIADVGFGGNGLIAPIALSPSQMDVQGMERFRLIRTAEHEYHLEWGLDERWQGLYRFRLESQFPVDYVHANYFLSHSPDSIFTRTRICTKPTTEGRLVLQDRRFKVRAHGRTRIETIERVDDYRCILEQRFGLSLSEDDLQTCFAGASAVVSGTTHEW; encoded by the coding sequence ATGGATGTCGCGGCCTACGTCCGCCGGATCGGCTACACAGGTCCACTGAGGCCGTCGGCGGACACGTTGCGCGCTCTCCATGTAGCGCATACGATGACCGTCCCGTTTGAAAATCTCGACATCCACGTCGGTCGGCCGATTTCACTGGAGCCTTCCATCCTCTACGACAAAATTGTAGGAGCGCATCGTGGGGGATATTGCTTCGAATTGAACGGGCTGTTCGCGTGGCTGTTGGATTCGCTCGGGTTCGCGGTCGATCATCTGGCTGCGCGGGTGCTGCTGGGCGATACGATCATCAGGCCGCGGAGCCATCGTGTCCTTCTGGTCAGCTTGTCGAATCAGCGATGGATCGCCGATGTGGGCTTCGGAGGGAACGGTTTGATCGCCCCCATTGCACTGAGCCCTAGCCAGATGGACGTCCAGGGCATGGAACGCTTTCGGCTCATCCGAACAGCCGAACATGAGTATCACCTCGAATGGGGGCTCGATGAGCGATGGCAAGGCCTGTATCGATTTAGACTCGAATCTCAGTTCCCGGTCGACTATGTCCATGCCAACTACTTTCTGTCCCATTCGCCCGATTCGATTTTCACGCGAACGCGCATCTGCACCAAGCCCACGACGGAAGGACGCCTCGTGCTGCAGGATCGCCGCTTCAAGGTGCGGGCGCACGGACGCACTCGCATCGAGACGATCGAACGAGTTGATGACTACCGGTGTATCCTAGAACAACGATTTGGTCTGTCTCTCTCCGAGGACGACCTCCAGACGTGTTTCGCCGGCGCATCTGCCGTCGTGAGTGGCACCACACATGAATGGTGA